From a region of the Cygnus atratus isolate AKBS03 ecotype Queensland, Australia chromosome 3, CAtr_DNAZoo_HiC_assembly, whole genome shotgun sequence genome:
- the SGK1 gene encoding serine/threonine-protein kinase Sgk1 isoform X1: MTVKAAEASGPTLTYAKMRGMVAILIAFMKQRRMGLNDFIQKIATNSYACKHPEVQSILKISQPQEPELMNANPSPPPSPSQQINLGPSSNPHAKPSDFHFLKVIGKGSFGKVLLARHKAEEQFYAVKVLQKKAILKKKEEKHIMSERNVLLKNVKHPFLVGLHFSFQTADKLYFVLDYINGGELFYHLQRERCFLEPRARFYAAEIASALGYLHSLNIVYRDLKPENILLDSQGHIVLTDFGLCKENIEHNGTTSTFCGTPEYLAPEVLHKQPYDRTVDWWCLGAVLYEMLYGLPPFYSRNTAEMYDNILNKPLQLKPNITNSARHLLEGLLQKDRTKRLGAKEDFMEIKSHIFFSPINWDDLINKKITPPFNPNVSGPSDLRHFDPEFTDEPVPNSIGQSPDSILITASVKEAAEAFLGFSYAPPVDSFL, encoded by the exons ATGACAGTGAAGGCAGCCGAGGCGTCGGGTCCCACCCTGACCTACGCCAAGATGAGGGGCATGGTGGCCATCCTCATCG ctTTCATGAAGCAGAGAAGAATGGGGCTGAATGACTTCATTCAGAAGATAGCCACCAACTCCTATGCATGCAAGCA CCCTGAAGTTCAGTCTATTCTGAAAATCTCCCAGCCTCAAGAGCCTGAACTTATGAACGCTAATCCTTCTCCTCCG ccCAGTCCTTCGCAGCAGATCAATCTTGGTCCATCATCAAACCCACATGCCAAACCGTCAGACTTCCATTTCTTAAAAGTGATTGGAAAAGGCAGTTTTGGGAAG GTTCTCCTTGCACGGCATAAGGCAGAAGAGCAGTTTTACGCTGTTAAAGtcctgcagaagaaagcaatcCTGAAAAAGAAGGAG gaaaagcaCATTATGTCAGAACGCAATGTcctgctgaaaaatgtgaaacacCCCTTCCTAGTCGGACTTCATTTCTCCTTCCAAACTGCAGACAAATTGTATTTTGTCCTAGACTACATCAATGGTGGAGAG TTGTTCTACCATCTCCAGAGGGAGCGTTGCTTCCTGGAACCAAGAGCCCGATTTTATGCTGCTGAAATTGCCAGTGCGTTGGGCTACCTGCACTCCCTGAACATAGTTTATCG TGACTTGAAGCCGGAGAATATTCTGCTTGATTCTCAAGGGCACATTGTCTTGACCGACTTCGgactctgcaaagaaaacatagagCACAACGGCACAACCTCCACCTTCTGCGGCACACCCGAG TATCTTGCTCCTGAAGTTCTGCACAAGCAGCCCTACGACAGGACTGTGGACTGGTGGTGCCTTGGAGCAGTCTTATATGAGATGCTTTATGGCCTG CCGCCCTTCTACAGCAGGAACACAGCAGAAATGTATGATAACATCTTGAACAAACCCTTGCAGCTGAAGCCAAATATTACCAACTCTGCTAGACATCTCCTGGAAGGCCTTTTGCAGAAGGATAGGACAAAGAGGCTTGGCGCCAAGGAAGACTTT ATGGAGATTAAGAGTCACATCTTCTTCTCCCCAATTAACTGGGATGATCTCATTAATAAGAAGATTACCCCCCCTTTTAACCCAAATGTG AGTGGCCCCAGTGACCTGCGGCACTTTGATCCTGAGTTTACAGATGAGCCAGTCCCCAACTCCATTGGCCAGTCTCCAGACAGCATCCTCATCACTGCCAGTGTCAAAGAAGCTGCTGAGGCTTTTTTGGGCTTCTCATATGCCCCACCCGTGGATTCTTTcttatga
- the SGK1 gene encoding serine/threonine-protein kinase Sgk1 isoform X2, translating to MRGKEEKSSLKAFMKQRRMGLNDFIQKIATNSYACKHPEVQSILKISQPQEPELMNANPSPPPSPSQQINLGPSSNPHAKPSDFHFLKVIGKGSFGKVLLARHKAEEQFYAVKVLQKKAILKKKEEKHIMSERNVLLKNVKHPFLVGLHFSFQTADKLYFVLDYINGGELFYHLQRERCFLEPRARFYAAEIASALGYLHSLNIVYRDLKPENILLDSQGHIVLTDFGLCKENIEHNGTTSTFCGTPEYLAPEVLHKQPYDRTVDWWCLGAVLYEMLYGLPPFYSRNTAEMYDNILNKPLQLKPNITNSARHLLEGLLQKDRTKRLGAKEDFMEIKSHIFFSPINWDDLINKKITPPFNPNVSGPSDLRHFDPEFTDEPVPNSIGQSPDSILITASVKEAAEAFLGFSYAPPVDSFL from the exons ATGAGGGGCAAGGAGGAGAAGTCGTCGCTGAAAG ctTTCATGAAGCAGAGAAGAATGGGGCTGAATGACTTCATTCAGAAGATAGCCACCAACTCCTATGCATGCAAGCA CCCTGAAGTTCAGTCTATTCTGAAAATCTCCCAGCCTCAAGAGCCTGAACTTATGAACGCTAATCCTTCTCCTCCG ccCAGTCCTTCGCAGCAGATCAATCTTGGTCCATCATCAAACCCACATGCCAAACCGTCAGACTTCCATTTCTTAAAAGTGATTGGAAAAGGCAGTTTTGGGAAG GTTCTCCTTGCACGGCATAAGGCAGAAGAGCAGTTTTACGCTGTTAAAGtcctgcagaagaaagcaatcCTGAAAAAGAAGGAG gaaaagcaCATTATGTCAGAACGCAATGTcctgctgaaaaatgtgaaacacCCCTTCCTAGTCGGACTTCATTTCTCCTTCCAAACTGCAGACAAATTGTATTTTGTCCTAGACTACATCAATGGTGGAGAG TTGTTCTACCATCTCCAGAGGGAGCGTTGCTTCCTGGAACCAAGAGCCCGATTTTATGCTGCTGAAATTGCCAGTGCGTTGGGCTACCTGCACTCCCTGAACATAGTTTATCG TGACTTGAAGCCGGAGAATATTCTGCTTGATTCTCAAGGGCACATTGTCTTGACCGACTTCGgactctgcaaagaaaacatagagCACAACGGCACAACCTCCACCTTCTGCGGCACACCCGAG TATCTTGCTCCTGAAGTTCTGCACAAGCAGCCCTACGACAGGACTGTGGACTGGTGGTGCCTTGGAGCAGTCTTATATGAGATGCTTTATGGCCTG CCGCCCTTCTACAGCAGGAACACAGCAGAAATGTATGATAACATCTTGAACAAACCCTTGCAGCTGAAGCCAAATATTACCAACTCTGCTAGACATCTCCTGGAAGGCCTTTTGCAGAAGGATAGGACAAAGAGGCTTGGCGCCAAGGAAGACTTT ATGGAGATTAAGAGTCACATCTTCTTCTCCCCAATTAACTGGGATGATCTCATTAATAAGAAGATTACCCCCCCTTTTAACCCAAATGTG AGTGGCCCCAGTGACCTGCGGCACTTTGATCCTGAGTTTACAGATGAGCCAGTCCCCAACTCCATTGGCCAGTCTCCAGACAGCATCCTCATCACTGCCAGTGTCAAAGAAGCTGCTGAGGCTTTTTTGGGCTTCTCATATGCCCCACCCGTGGATTCTTTcttatga